Proteins from one Shewanella pealeana ATCC 700345 genomic window:
- the rbfA gene encoding 30S ribosome-binding factor RbfA, which translates to MAKEFSRTRRIAQQLQQELAQVLQRDMKDPRIGFVTVNDVDVSRDLSYAKVYVTFFEEDEKLVEQKVAALDAAAGYIRSLVAGRMKLRVMPELRFIYDSSLVEGMRMSNLVSRVISNDEAKQKQHGVETDAEQGDTKEEGDK; encoded by the coding sequence ATGGCAAAAGAATTTAGTCGTACACGCCGTATCGCACAGCAGCTTCAACAAGAGCTTGCACAGGTGCTACAACGTGATATGAAAGATCCACGCATTGGGTTTGTGACGGTTAATGATGTCGATGTTTCTCGTGATTTAAGCTATGCAAAAGTTTATGTTACTTTCTTCGAAGAAGACGAAAAATTAGTCGAACAAAAAGTGGCTGCATTGGACGCTGCTGCGGGTTATATCCGCTCGTTAGTTGCTGGTCGTATGAAGTTACGCGTTATGCCTGAACTTCGCTTTATCTACGATAGCTCGTTAGTTGAAGGTATGCGTATGTCTAACTTAGTTAGCCGCGTGATCAGTAACGACGAAGCTAAGCAGAAGCAACACGGCGTAGAAACCGACGCTGAACAAGGCGACACTAAGGAAGAGGGCGATAAGTAA
- the truB gene encoding tRNA pseudouridine(55) synthase TruB codes for MARRSRGRFIDGIVLLDKDTGMSSNFALQRVKRFFNANKAGHTGALDPLATGMLPICLGEATKFSQHLLDADKRYLVTAKLGQRTDTSDSDGEIVQTREVNFTQEQLDTALEYFRGETMQVPSMYSALKYQGQPLYKYAREGIEVPREARPINVFELNFISLEGDELTLDIHCSKGTYIRTITDDLGEMLGCGAHVIMLRRTQVAGYPYDKMVSLKQLEELVAKADAESLTLSEVLDPLLLPMDTAVSGFKEINVSDELATYLMNGNPVQVANLPVDELVRITIGDARQFVGIGQMNDDGLLAPKRLIVLREPQD; via the coding sequence ATGGCACGTCGTTCTCGCGGTCGTTTTATCGACGGTATTGTACTGTTAGATAAAGACACTGGCATGAGCTCTAACTTTGCATTACAAAGAGTGAAACGCTTCTTTAATGCAAATAAAGCGGGTCATACCGGTGCACTGGATCCGCTAGCAACGGGCATGTTACCTATTTGCTTAGGTGAGGCGACTAAGTTTTCGCAGCACTTACTCGACGCGGACAAACGCTACTTAGTAACGGCAAAGCTTGGACAACGTACTGATACAAGTGACTCTGATGGTGAAATTGTTCAAACGAGAGAAGTTAACTTCACTCAAGAGCAGTTAGATACTGCGCTGGAATATTTTCGCGGTGAGACGATGCAAGTCCCGTCAATGTATTCAGCACTAAAGTACCAAGGTCAGCCTTTGTATAAGTACGCTCGTGAGGGAATTGAAGTTCCTCGTGAGGCACGCCCTATCAATGTGTTTGAGTTGAACTTTATTAGCCTTGAAGGTGATGAGTTAACCTTAGACATTCATTGTTCTAAAGGTACCTATATCCGTACTATCACAGATGATTTAGGCGAGATGTTAGGCTGTGGCGCACACGTTATCATGCTACGTCGCACACAAGTTGCTGGCTACCCCTATGATAAAATGGTGTCATTGAAACAACTTGAAGAGTTAGTGGCTAAGGCTGATGCCGAGTCCTTGACTCTATCTGAGGTATTGGACCCATTACTGTTACCTATGGATACTGCGGTAAGTGGTTTCAAAGAGATAAATGTCTCTGATGAACTTGCTACTTACCTGATGAATGGTAACCCTGTGCAGGTGGCTAATTTGCCTGTCGATGAGTTAGTGCGTATCACGATTGGCGATGCTCGTCAGTTTGTTGGTATCGGACAAATGAACGATGATGGTCTGCTTGCTCCCAAGCGACTCATCGTATTAAGAGAGCCACAAGACTAA
- the pnp gene encoding polyribonucleotide nucleotidyltransferase: protein MNPIVKSFQYGQHTVTLETGVIARQADAAVLASMGDTTVLVTVVGKKFEEPGRDFFPLTVNYQEKTYAAGKIPGGFFKREGRPSEGETLTARLIDRPIRPLFPNGFKNEVQVIITVVSVDPEISPEVISMIGTSAALSISGIPFNGPLGSARVGYVNGEYILNPTVSQLVDSQLELSVAGTESAVLMVESEASALPEEVMLGAVVYGHDQQQVVIQAIKELQAEVNKPVWDWSAPAQDETLVAKIKDLAEAGLTEAYQIEVKQDRYAQVGVVKNAAKEALLAENPDANTREIDGLLGSLEKKVVRGRIISGQPRIDGREPDMVRALNVMAGVLPRTHGSSLFTRGETQALVTCTLGTERDAQKIDSIMGEYTNRFMLHYNFPPYSVGETGMVGSPKRREIGHGKLAWRGINAVMPTAEEFPYSVRIVSEITESNGSSSMASVCGTSLALMDAGVPIKTSVAGIAMGLVKEGDDFVVLSDILGDEDHLGDMDFKVAGTRDGITALQMDIKIEGITKEIMQIALKQAYGARVHILDVMDRAISGHRGDISEHAPRITTIKINPEKIRDVIGKGGATIRALTEETGTTIELDDDGTVKIASSNGEATKEAIRRIEEITAEVEVGTVYNGKVVRIVDFGAFVTILPGKDGLVHISQIAEERVANVSDYLEVGQEVKVKVMEVDRQGRVRLSMKEAAPKAEAPAAE from the coding sequence GTGAATCCAATCGTAAAGAGTTTTCAATATGGTCAGCACACAGTCACATTAGAGACTGGGGTTATTGCACGTCAAGCAGATGCAGCTGTTTTGGCAAGTATGGGTGATACAACAGTATTGGTTACTGTTGTTGGCAAGAAGTTTGAAGAGCCAGGCCGTGACTTTTTCCCGCTAACCGTTAATTACCAGGAAAAAACATACGCAGCAGGTAAGATCCCTGGTGGATTCTTTAAGCGTGAAGGTCGTCCATCTGAAGGCGAAACGCTTACAGCTCGTCTAATTGACCGTCCAATCCGTCCACTATTCCCGAATGGTTTCAAGAACGAAGTTCAGGTTATCATTACAGTAGTTTCTGTTGATCCAGAAATCAGCCCAGAAGTTATCTCTATGATCGGTACTTCAGCTGCACTTTCTATCTCTGGTATTCCATTTAATGGTCCACTAGGTTCAGCGCGTGTTGGTTATGTTAATGGTGAATATATCCTTAACCCAACAGTTTCTCAGCTAGTTGATAGCCAGCTAGAGCTTTCTGTTGCTGGTACTGAAAGTGCAGTACTAATGGTTGAATCAGAAGCAAGCGCACTACCTGAAGAAGTGATGTTAGGTGCGGTTGTTTATGGTCACGATCAGCAGCAAGTGGTTATTCAAGCAATTAAAGAGCTACAAGCTGAAGTTAACAAGCCTGTATGGGATTGGTCTGCACCTGCGCAAGACGAAACGCTTGTTGCTAAGATCAAAGATTTGGCTGAAGCAGGTCTTACTGAAGCTTACCAAATTGAAGTTAAGCAAGATCGTTACGCTCAAGTTGGTGTAGTTAAGAATGCTGCTAAAGAAGCATTATTGGCTGAAAACCCAGATGCTAACACACGTGAAATCGACGGTCTTCTAGGTAGCCTAGAGAAGAAAGTGGTTCGTGGCCGTATTATCTCTGGTCAGCCACGTATCGATGGTCGTGAGCCAGATATGGTTCGTGCACTTAACGTTATGGCTGGTGTACTTCCACGTACTCACGGTAGCTCACTGTTCACTCGTGGTGAAACTCAGGCGCTAGTAACTTGTACTCTTGGTACAGAGCGTGATGCACAGAAGATTGATAGCATCATGGGCGAGTACACTAACCGCTTTATGCTTCACTACAACTTCCCTCCATACTCTGTTGGTGAAACAGGCATGGTTGGTTCTCCTAAGCGTCGTGAAATTGGTCACGGTAAGCTAGCATGGCGTGGTATTAACGCGGTTATGCCTACTGCTGAAGAGTTCCCATACAGCGTTCGTATCGTATCTGAAATCACTGAATCTAACGGTTCAAGCTCTATGGCGTCAGTTTGTGGTACTTCTCTTGCTCTTATGGATGCAGGTGTACCAATCAAGACTTCTGTTGCGGGTATCGCGATGGGTCTAGTTAAAGAAGGCGACGATTTCGTTGTTCTTTCTGACATCCTAGGCGATGAAGATCACCTTGGTGACATGGACTTTAAAGTTGCGGGTACTCGCGACGGTATTACTGCTCTGCAGATGGATATCAAGATCGAAGGTATCACTAAAGAGATCATGCAGATTGCTCTTAAGCAAGCATACGGCGCTCGTGTTCATATCCTAGACGTAATGGATAGGGCTATCTCTGGCCACCGTGGTGATATTTCTGAGCATGCTCCACGTATCACAACTATCAAGATCAACCCTGAGAAGATCCGTGATGTTATTGGTAAAGGTGGTGCAACAATTCGTGCACTTACTGAAGAAACCGGTACGACTATCGAACTTGATGACGACGGTACAGTGAAGATTGCTTCTTCAAATGGCGAAGCGACTAAAGAAGCTATCCGTCGTATCGAAGAGATCACTGCAGAAGTTGAAGTCGGTACTGTATACAACGGTAAAGTTGTTCGTATCGTAGATTTTGGTGCATTCGTAACAATTCTTCCTGGTAAAGATGGTCTAGTACACATTTCTCAAATCGCTGAAGAGCGTGTTGCGAACGTGTCTGACTACTTAGAAGTAGGTCAAGAAGTTAAAGTTAAAGTGATGGAAGTTGACCGTCAAGGCCGTGTACGTCTTTCTATGAAAGAAGCTGCACCTAAAGCCGAAGCGCCAGCTGCTGAATAA
- the nlpI gene encoding lipoprotein NlpI codes for MNQKMRTAVIMLMASVSMLLTGCVSTQSDSDQQASIRVAPISPDYKLEITLAKLNEILASVELTPEQRARFHYDRGVIYDRVGLRILSRIDFHQALKLQPNLADAYNFLGIYYTQESEFESAYEAFDAVLELSPEYDYAYLNRGISLYYGERMELAVSDMTAFYDREPSDGYRVLWLYLAEREVDEQAALLQLTENRKNLQANAWSTALVDFYLGQKSKEEVFNLAKEGLKHPDEYAERLCEAYFYMAKIAQKRGDNVQAANYFRLALATNIYDFVEHRYARLELARTNEALRLATN; via the coding sequence ATGAATCAAAAGATGCGAACAGCCGTAATTATGCTTATGGCAAGTGTGAGTATGCTGCTGACAGGATGTGTGTCCACTCAGTCCGATAGTGATCAACAAGCGTCGATTAGGGTTGCCCCCATTTCGCCTGATTATAAGTTAGAAATTACCTTAGCAAAGTTAAATGAAATCCTAGCATCAGTCGAGTTAACGCCTGAGCAACGAGCACGTTTTCATTATGACCGCGGTGTGATTTACGACCGTGTTGGTTTGCGCATTCTGAGTCGAATCGATTTCCATCAGGCGCTAAAGCTGCAGCCTAATTTAGCCGATGCCTACAATTTTCTCGGGATCTATTACACTCAGGAAAGTGAGTTTGAAAGTGCCTATGAAGCATTTGATGCGGTATTGGAATTGTCCCCTGAATACGACTATGCCTATCTGAACCGCGGAATTTCGCTTTATTATGGTGAGCGCATGGAGCTTGCTGTTTCAGATATGACCGCTTTTTATGACCGTGAGCCGTCAGATGGTTATAGAGTTCTTTGGCTCTATTTAGCCGAGCGGGAAGTCGATGAGCAAGCCGCGCTGCTACAGCTGACGGAAAACCGCAAGAATTTGCAGGCGAATGCTTGGTCGACAGCGTTAGTTGATTTCTACTTAGGCCAGAAGAGTAAGGAAGAGGTATTTAACCTCGCTAAAGAAGGGCTAAAACACCCTGATGAGTATGCCGAGCGTCTCTGTGAAGCATATTTCTATATGGCTAAAATTGCGCAAAAACGAGGTGATAACGTTCAGGCGGCTAATTACTTTAGACTCGCATTGGCGACTAATATCTATGACTTCGTTGAACATAGATATGCAAGACTTGAGCTTGCGAGAACCAATGAAGCATTAAGATTGGCTACGAATTAA
- a CDS encoding putative bifunctional diguanylate cyclase/phosphodiesterase yields the protein MDSFKSLTWKQTILVVSSTLFFAVVIFFIEISLLVIDARQELSESQQELVDSVEQPATNAIWALDDLRAEQTIQGILKVEHVGSAILKLEDGSRFVSVNNGAPSVNPELFTSISAKLFGDLKQISRSLYRPFYTDANGNKELIGSLTVFYYTQELTSSLFSSLRFSLWATLARAFLLTLVLSIVFHRFLTQPIAKISEAIDRIDPESPANHLLPPDRAHNDDELGAVISKLNQILIQFDTTQTKLRKMATRDPLTELPNRTLLLETIAVTIQRAKTKQRRFSLLFIDLDRFKNVNDSLGHEVGDQFLIRVARNLELTVGQIGTVARLGGDEFVVLADGLDSPTKAVELVDKLLVQLNTPMQLNEHTVHPAASIGIAIYPDDGLRAEDLIRHADIAMYSAKAAGSNQWAFFKPQMTERASVRLRTEASLHDALENNEFILHFQPKLDIETGAVVGCEALIRWQKDGRLISPASFIPVAEETGMIIQIGQWVVEQSCKTIKDWKTRYNFSVPIAINVSSQQFLDASLVPDIKQAALRYQVAPQSLEIEITETSLMNDIESAIIKLQQLKSAGFGIAVDDFGTGYSSLSYLRRLPISTMKIDRGFVSDLPEESAIASTILMLGKQLDLNIVAEGVENEQQLAWLQNQGCQIGQGFYFSKPLPIESFEAKYIAPNRNTIKTSS from the coding sequence ATGGACAGTTTCAAATCACTGACATGGAAGCAGACTATCTTAGTGGTTTCTTCCACACTTTTTTTCGCCGTTGTGATCTTTTTTATTGAGATATCTCTCCTCGTTATCGATGCTCGCCAAGAGCTTTCGGAAAGCCAACAAGAACTCGTCGACTCAGTTGAACAGCCAGCGACCAATGCGATCTGGGCATTAGATGATTTACGTGCTGAACAAACCATTCAAGGGATCTTAAAAGTAGAGCATGTAGGCTCGGCGATATTAAAACTTGAAGATGGTAGCCGTTTCGTATCAGTTAATAATGGTGCCCCATCCGTTAATCCTGAGCTTTTTACCTCAATCAGTGCCAAACTCTTTGGCGACCTAAAACAGATCTCTCGCTCGCTGTACCGCCCTTTTTATACCGATGCTAATGGTAATAAAGAACTTATCGGCAGCCTAACCGTTTTCTATTACACTCAAGAGCTAACCAGCTCTTTATTTTCTAGCCTTAGATTCAGCCTTTGGGCAACTCTTGCGAGAGCCTTCCTGCTAACGCTTGTTCTGTCTATTGTGTTCCATCGTTTTCTTACCCAGCCGATAGCGAAAATAAGCGAAGCTATCGACAGAATCGATCCCGAATCCCCTGCGAATCACTTGCTTCCACCTGACCGTGCTCATAATGATGACGAACTCGGGGCGGTTATCTCCAAGCTCAATCAGATCTTGATTCAATTCGACACGACTCAGACTAAGCTACGCAAGATGGCGACACGGGACCCCCTGACTGAATTGCCTAATCGCACTTTATTGCTTGAAACTATTGCGGTTACCATCCAAAGAGCAAAGACCAAACAGAGACGTTTCAGCTTGCTGTTCATTGACCTAGACCGTTTTAAAAACGTTAACGATTCATTGGGACATGAAGTTGGCGACCAATTTTTAATACGAGTCGCGCGTAACCTAGAGTTAACCGTTGGCCAGATAGGTACGGTCGCAAGGCTTGGAGGCGATGAATTTGTGGTATTAGCGGATGGTTTAGACTCCCCCACAAAAGCGGTCGAGTTGGTCGATAAGTTACTGGTTCAACTGAACACGCCTATGCAACTCAATGAGCATACTGTGCACCCTGCAGCCTCAATCGGTATCGCAATCTATCCCGATGACGGCCTTCGAGCCGAAGACCTTATTCGCCATGCCGATATCGCCATGTACAGCGCAAAAGCCGCTGGCTCAAACCAATGGGCATTCTTTAAACCTCAAATGACCGAACGTGCTTCAGTACGTTTAAGAACTGAGGCTTCGTTACATGATGCGCTTGAGAACAATGAATTCATATTACATTTTCAGCCAAAACTAGATATAGAAACCGGTGCAGTGGTTGGTTGCGAAGCCCTTATCCGCTGGCAAAAGGATGGCCGTTTAATAAGTCCAGCCTCTTTTATTCCTGTGGCGGAAGAAACTGGTATGATTATTCAAATAGGCCAATGGGTTGTCGAGCAAAGTTGCAAAACCATCAAAGACTGGAAAACTCGCTATAACTTTTCGGTGCCAATTGCCATTAATGTCTCATCACAGCAGTTTTTAGATGCCAGCCTAGTCCCCGATATAAAACAGGCGGCACTGCGTTATCAAGTAGCTCCTCAATCACTGGAAATAGAGATCACTGAAACTTCTCTGATGAATGACATAGAGTCCGCAATTATAAAGCTTCAACAGTTAAAGTCCGCAGGTTTTGGCATTGCTGTAGACGATTTTGGTACAGGTTATTCTTCTCTTTCTTACCTACGGCGTCTGCCAATAAGCACCATGAAGATTGATCGTGGTTTTGTATCTGATCTGCCTGAAGAGAGTGCAATCGCATCGACTATTTTAATGCTTGGCAAGCAACTTGATTTAAACATTGTCGCCGAGGGAGTTGAGAATGAGCAGCAGCTTGCTTGGTTACAAAACCAAGGCTGTCAGATAGGACAAGGGTTTTACTTTAGTAAGCCTCTACCAATAGAATCGTTTGAAGCCAAGTACATTGCTCCAAATCGTAACACCATAAAAACCAGCAGCTAG
- the rpsO gene encoding 30S ribosomal protein S15 has product MSLSVEAKAQILAEFGRCENDTGSSEVQVALLTAQINHLQGHFKEHIHDHHSRRGLLRMVSTRRKLLAYLKRTENVRYQELIKKLGLRR; this is encoded by the coding sequence ATGTCACTAAGTGTTGAAGCTAAAGCTCAAATCCTAGCTGAATTTGGTCGTTGTGAAAATGATACTGGTTCTTCTGAAGTTCAAGTTGCTCTGCTAACTGCGCAGATCAACCACCTACAAGGTCACTTCAAAGAGCACATCCACGATCACCATTCACGTCGTGGTCTACTACGTATGGTTAGCACACGTCGTAAACTTCTTGCATACCTTAAGCGTACTGAAAACGTTCGCTACCAAGAGCTAATCAAGAAGTTAGGTCTACGTCGTTAA